CCATAGCCAGAAGCCTTGCTTGAGTCTCCCCACGAGGGGAGTCTTTATCTCCCCAGAAGGGACCCTAACAGCTCTCTTCTCCACTTCACCTGCAGTCCCCCAGGTCATTCTGAGAGGCTCATGGTTTACTGCAACCAGCCTTTAATGTGTCTGTCCCTGCCCTTTCCTAGCCTCCTCCCAGCTGCCCAGAGAGACCATTAACCCTAGCCAGTGACTAGCTGATGGGAGACTATCAGATGACTTCATCctcatcctggctctgccactataATCCTGTGTAACCTCAGCAAGTGGCTTCCCTCTCTGAACCCTGTCTATCCATTCAGCAGACATTTCTTGAGTGTGTTCTGAACACTAGACACTACGCCAGGCACTAGGGTTATACCTGGGAACAGGAGAAATGAGgcccctgccttcatgaactctacaGTCCTTATTTAAACAAATACACAGAATAATGGCAAAAGGTCATAAGTGCTGGGAAGAAAACCAGCAGGTCTTCTCTGTGATGCCAGCCATAGGGGACAGCAGACTTTAGGTGGAGTGACAGCGAAAGTATCTTTGAAAAGCAAGGAGAATTTGACCACAGAGCTAAAGGATGAGAAGAAAGCAACTACATTAAATTCCGAGGGACCCTCTGACTCCTTACCCACAGCAGGAGAGGGCTGTCTGGGCGCTCTCGGGGTTCTAATGAGGTGCCCCGAGGACCTTCTGGGGCACAAGGGAGGGCTTTGTGGGCCAAGCTCCATCTCCCAACTTTActatctccagaaaaaaaaatctgcttcaaCCGTTTTAAAGATTAGATTTAGATGTTGTTTTAAGCAAAAATGATATAgcttaaaaatattcagaaactaCTAGAATACTACTCACTACTGATGAGATGACTGTTAAAGACTCAGCTCCACATTTTAGGATTTCTGTGTTTATGAAATGGAATGGCTGCTGGTtcacagaggagggagggggaagtgtGCAGACGCCCTGGGAAGGACAGGACCGGGCAGGGCAGGTGAAGCTCCTGTCCCTCAAGCAGTGGACTCTGGAAATCAAAGAgcttctagctgtgtgaccttgagcaagttattgaACCttcctggacctcagtttcctctctcttGACATGCAGATATatgtttcctatggctgctgtaacaaatcatcACAAATGTAGCAGCTGAAAGTTATCATCTTGTAGTTCCGCAGGTTAGGAGTCCAACACAGGTACCATTAGGCTAACATCAAGGTGTCAAGGCTCTTGttctcttgccttttccagcttctagaggcttcccgcattccttggcttgtggccccttcctcaaTCGCCAAAACCAGCCACGTTGCATCTCCCTGTGATTGTTCTTCTCCATTTCATatctccttctgcctccctcttccacttttaaggacctttgtgattacatgGAACCCCCAGGATAATCCAGGTTAATCTCCCGATTTCaaaagtcagctgattagcaacctaaTTCAATCTGTAACTTTAATTCCCTTTGCCATATAtcctaacatattcacaggttctggaggtTAGGACATAGACATCTCTGCAGAGCCATTATTCTGCCCACTACAGGGGGTCACATTCCCATCAACAGCCAAAATTCTGAGGCTCAGAGCACCCCCACAACCTGCTCTATAACAAGGCCTCCTTTGATCCCCCTGCTGGGgccctctgcagccaccagtATCTGTTGGGGAAGGGCCTGGGGTACTATCATTTTGCAAGTGCCCCCATATTTCTGTGCCACAACCATCATGTCCCCCCAATCTGTAATTCTTCCTACACATGCTGAGTCTTCCTCTCTGCCACAGATGGCCATAGTAGCCACACATATTAAACTtatgtgtgccagacactgtgctatatGTGATGGCCATAGTAGCCACACATATTAAACTtatgtgtgccagacactgtgctatatGTACTTTAATTACATGACCTTATGCAATCCTTACAGCTCCACCAAGGAAGAAGTATTAatgttgttcccattttataggtgaggaaactgaggcacagagattttAAGTAATCTACCCAAGAACCactaagtggtagagccaggacaGAACCCAAAGCCTGGCTTTAGAACCCCAAGTCCTAACAAGACACTGCCCTGCCCTACACAGGCCTGAGGAGCCTCTTCACCCCTCCGTATGCAGACCCTTACTTCCCCACAACCCAGACCACTGACAGGACTATCACTTTTGACAAGGCTTTACTGAAGGCTCAGGAATGATGGAAGGAATATTCAGCACAGACAACACATCCCAAGAGCTTCTAGGGGGTGTGCCTCAGGctcccaggcccagccccagcctcagTCCCCCTTggtcccacacacacaccccatgaaTGAGGACTACCCATCCCCACCAGCAGGCGTGGCCTGGAGCTGCCTTCACTCCTGAGCCAGGCCCAACCTTAGTGAGGCCTAAAGAGAGGAAAACATCTGTCCTCCACATGCAGCTGGAATGATCGCAGTCTCAGTCCACAAGCACAGGTGAAAGACAAAGGACACATCTTTATGAGCTACAAAACATGTGAaacaaaactgacagaactgaaaagagaaataggcaaattcacaatTATGATTAGAGACTTCAATTTCCCTCTCTTAGCAATTAATTGATAGATCAACATGTGGAAAACCAGCAAGGACACAGAAGAACTCAACACCATCAACCAATAGGATCTAAACAACATCTATGGAACAATCCGCCCCACGATAGCAGAACTCACATTCTTTTCAAGAGCCTGTGGAACATATACCAAGACAGACCATATCCTGGGCCACAGAACAAACCtcactgaatttaaaaagaattaaagttaTACAATATATGTTCTCTGGCTACAGtagaatcaaactagaaatcaatagcacaAAGATAACATGAAAATCCCTGAACTCTTGAAAACTCAGCAACACACTAAATAGTCTATgtggtcaaagaggaagtctcaacagaaacttaaaaacacattgtccttgggctgagcccgtggcgcactcgggagagtgctgcgttgggagcgcggcgacgctcccgccgcgggttcggatcctatataggaatggccagtgcactcaagggctgagtgccggtcacgaaaatgacaaaaaaaaaaaaaaaaaaaaaaaaacacattgtccttaatgagaataaaaatacaacatattaaaatttgtgggacacagcTAAAGCAATGtgaagagggaaatttatagcaccaaatgcttacatcaaagtagaggaaaaatctcaaattaataatctaagcTCCCACCTCAAGAATCTAGAAAataaatctagaaaaagaagCACACAATAAACATAAAGCAAAGAGAGGAATGAAATAATGagaagagcagaaatcaatgaaaatgaaaacagaaaagcaataaagaaaatcaatgaaacaaaaagctggttctgTGAAATGATCAATAAAACTGGCAAACTTCTAGCAagactaatgaaaaaaaagagagaaaagacataaATTACCAATATGGGACATAAAACGGGATGTTACTACAGACCCTGCAGATGCCAAAATAATGATaagggagggccgagcccgtggcgcactcggtagcgtgctgcgctggcagcgcggcgacgctcccgccgcgggttcggatcctatataggaatggccggtgcactcactggctgagtgccggtcacgaaaaagacaaaaaaaaaaaaatttaaaaaaaaataaataatgataaggGAATACCACGAACAACTCTACAggcataaatttgacaactttgATGAAATGGACCGATTCCTCAAAAAGTGCAAACTACCACAACTCACTCATTTGAAACAGATCATTTGAATAGCCCTATAaccattaatgaaaataaattaatatttttttaattcccaaaAGAGAAAATCTGCAGGCCCAGACAATTTCACTGGAGAACACTAAtaaatgcttaaagaaaaattaagccaATTCTACACAATCCTTTCCAGGAAATACAAGATGAGagaacacttcccaattcattttatgaagctagtactaccctgataccaaaaccagaggaagataataccaaaaagaaaataagagatagagagagagagggagggagagagaaagagagaaaattacaGACGAATATCgctcatgaatatagatgaaaactccttaacaaaacattagcaaatagaattcagcaatatataaaagaattgTGCACCAtaaccaagtggggtttattccagggatgcaaggctggttcattATTCAAAAATCAACCAATAGAATCTACCAGATTAGtaggctaaaaaaagaaaaattacatgatcatatcaatttatgcagaaaaaatatattacaaaattcaaaatccatttatgattttaaaaaatagtctcagaaaactagaaataaaaggagaatttcctcaatttgataaagagcatctacaaaaaacctacagctgacATTATACTTAGTGGTAAAAGACTGAATTCATTCCTCCCAATGTCAGGAACAAGGAAGGGAcgcacactctcaccactcttattcaacatagtactggaaatcctagccagtgtaataaggtgagaaaattaagtaaaaagcatacaaattgaaaaggagaaaataaaattgttcctATTTATGGAAAATATGATtcatagaaaatcccaaggaatctaccaaaaaaattaaaaacaaacaacaacaaaaaaagccctcCTGGAATGAATAAGTACAGCAAGGTCATAGAATACAggattaacatacaaaaatcagggccggcccgtggctcactcgggagagtgtggtgctgataacaccaaggccccgggttcggatcccatatagggatggccagttcgctcactggctgagcatggtgctgacaacaccaagtcaagggttaagatccccttaccggtcatctttaaaaaaaaaaaacatacaaatatcagtcatatttctgtatactagcaatgaacatgtggacacaaaagttaaaaatataagagCATTTAAAAACATTCCCAAATAGTGCAATGTTCAGgtttaaatctaacaaaacatataCAGGAATTATATGCTGAAAATTAAGAATGCtgataaaaagaaaccaaagaagatggagagagagagacatactatattcatggattggaagacaacATAGTAAAGATGCCAGTCTCCTCAAATTGATACACAGATTTAATGAAATTCCTAACAAAATCCCAGCAAGAGTTTTTGTGGATATagataaaattgttataaaatttatatggaaaggcaaaggacctataatagctaaaacaatcttgaaaaagaacacaaaatgggaaaaatcagTCTACCAATCTTCAGGACTTATATGAGTACATAGccatagtaatcaagacagtgtggtattggtggagaaacagacacatagatcaacgAAACAggatagagaacacagaaatggacccacacaaatatgcccaactgatttttgacaaaagtgcaaaCACAATTCAATGGAGGTGTTATGATTTATGACTGTGTCTCTTCCAAAATTCAGGTGCTGAAACAACGtcaatgtgatgatattaagagggaggacctttaagagatgattaagtcatgaggtcACCTctctcatgaatgagattaaggCTCTTACaaaagaggcttcacacagcTGCTACTTACCCTTCCACATCTGCCTTCCACTGTGTTAAAGGCAGcattcctcccctctggaggGTGCAGGAACAGGACGcaatcttggaagcagagagcagccctcaccagacaactgaaactgccagtgccttgatcttggactttccagcctctagaagtGTGAGAGATAactttctgttctttacaaattatccagcctcaggtatttttgttatagcagcacaaaggGACAAAGACAGGAGGAAAGATAGCTATTTCAAAAAAGTGGGGGGACTGGGCATCCCAAGGCAAAACTAATGAGCCTCAACTTAAACCTCATCCCTTACACAAAGATGAACTCATATAGATCatagacttaaacataaaacaaaataataaaatttaggagaaaaaaaaagagagagaaaatctctGGGATCCAAagctaggcaaagagttcttagactgaCACCAAATGCATGATCCATAGGAAGAAAATTTGATAAACTGGTATATTCAATTCCTgtggctactgtaacaaagtaccacaaaattGGTGGTTTAAGGCAACataagtttattctctcacagttctagaggccagaagtctgcaAGCAGTATgactgggccaaaatcaaggtgtcggcagctGTGCTCCTTCTGTTGGCTCTAGGAGAGAATTCATTCCTTGCCCCTTGAGTTTCTGGTGGCTACTAGAATTCCTTGGTTTGTGGTTGTATCATTCCAATATATGCCACTATGGTCACACTACCTTCTCCTCTCCCGTCTGTGTTGAATCGCCCTCTacctctctcttataaggatatTTAGGTCCCACCCCAATAATACaagataatctcctcatctcaaaatctttaacttaatcacatctgcaaaggtcttttttgccatataatgtaacattcacaggttccagggattagggagtatacatcttttggggggagggcattattcagcctaccacaattaggcttaatcaaaattttaaaatttttctccaacAAAAGATCCTAAAAGGATGCAAAGACAAGATACAGactaaaaaatgtttgcaaactatgtatctgacaaaggactaatatctagaatatataaataaccttcaaaactcaacaattttttttaaaaaatctaattagaaaacagacaaaagacataaagagatatttcactgaagaggatatacagatggcaaaaaagcacataaacattttcaacatcattagctattaggaaaatgcaaattaaaaccacaatgacttATTACTACACACCTATGAGaattactaacattttaaaaatagtgacaataccaACTGCAGACAAAAAAAGTGGAGAAACtagatcactcatacattgctggctggaatgtaaaatgatagaGCCACTCTGGAACACAAATTGGCAGTTCcattaaaaactaaacatgcaactatcACTCAACCCATCAgttgcactcctgggcatttatccagagaaataaaaactgctGTTCACACAAACACCTGtaaacaaatgttcatagcagctttatttgtaacagccccaaattggaaacaacctaaatgtccttcaacaagcgaatggttaaacaaattgtACTATATCCATGCATGGAACCACTTCTCtgcaacaaaaagaaacaaactattgatacttGCAGCAACTCGAATACTTCTCTAGAGAATTATACtaaggggcggggggggggggggagagatcCCCAAAGCTTACATAAgtatatgactccatttatataatattcttgaaatgGCAAAATTATGGAAATGGAGAAcattctggtggttgccaggagttaaaGAGGGGGAAGTAAGCAAGTGGGTATGTCTACAAGAGGGCAATCAGGGATTCTTGGgctgatgaaatgttctggatcTTAACTGGACTAATGTCAATATCTTGGTTGTACTACTGTActgtagttttgcaagatgtttcCATTGGAGGAAACTGAGTAAAGGGCACATtgattatttcttacaacttcatgtgaatctataattatctcaaaataaaaagtttaattttttttaaaaagacatatgaAATAAAAGCCCAAATTTTATATTAGATTCAACAGGCATAAAattcatcaaatttttaaaacttacgctcttcaaaagacaccattaagaaaataaaaaggcaagccacataCTGGGGCAAAATATGTGCAATACATATGTCTAATAAAGAACTCATATCTGGAGTAAAGAACTTTTATCATTCAATAACTACAATacaattaaaaccacagtgagatacaacTTCACAACCCACTAGCatgcctaaaattaaaaagactgacaatgtcAAGTGTTAGCAAAGATATATAGCGAATAAATTGTCACATATTACtactgggaatacaaaatggtgccCGTGTTTTGGAAAACTGCATGGTGGTCAcacctagatatttacccaagaaatgAAAGCACATATTCACTAAGAGACTTTTTATAGGAGTGCTCTTTGATAATAGCCCCAatctggaaacaacacaaatgtccatcaaagagTGAATAAAAAGGAACTATTGATGTACACaaagacatggatgaacctcaaaaacagcGTGCTTAGCAAAAGAAGATGGACACAAAAGActacactgtatgattccacttatatgaaattctaaaactaatctataatgacagaaagcagatcagtggctgCCTGGGGGCTGGGTGTCGGGGAGGAAAGTGACGGCAAAGGAGTAGGGGGACGTTTTGGGGGTGACAGAAATTTTCtataccttgattgtggtggtgggtATAAAAATTTGTCAAAATCACCCAACTGTACCCAGATCATGTgtttcattttatatacattataacTCAataagtttgattttttaaagacaaaacccACAAGCCCATATTTTGTCTTAGATTTAACAGACAAGAAAGTTTTCTAGTTCAATGCTTACATTTGTGAATGCTTATTAAAGTTTCTAAGTGCTTACTCTAAATTTCTGTACTTCACCCTTCTTCCGCATGGATAAAAACAGCTCACACCGCGGCTGTGGTCCGCGGACCACTCTGCTCCACTTGGCTCACTGCTGCAAAGCCCTGCTGCAGCCTGCCCTTGCAAACCACGTGGGAAAGCCGGGAGGCACCTGACCAAGCCCGGGGTCACTGGGTCTGGAATACGGGTTTGCGCTGCAGCCGCAGGACCCGGTACGTGTTGAGGCCGGGCACGTCGAAGCCGGGGGACAGCCCGTGGCTGTCCAACGGGTAGAAATTGACGAGCTGCCCGTGCTGGGCCTCGAGCGACAGCCAGGCGTCGCCGAGCGGCAGCGCGCACGGGAACTCGCGGCCCACGTGCAGCTGGAAGACGCGGCCGCGCAGGTGGCGCAGCTCCAGCGTGCGGAACGCAGGGGGCACCAGCGCCTCCACGCGGGGCCCGAACTGGCGCAGGTGCAGCTCGGCCGCCGGCCCCGCGCGCACCTCGTAGAAGGTCAGGTTGGCGAAGGTGAAGTAGCCGGAGAAGGGGCGCGCGCTGGGCGGCGGGGCCGGGCTGAGCTGCGCCTCCCGAAAGGCCCTCTCCATGGCGGGCAGGAGCAGGTCGTAGGCCTGCGCCACCAGGTCGGCCCCGGGCGGCCGCGGCCCCGCCAGCAGCAGCACGAGGCCCAGGCGCAGCGGGGGCACCAGCGAGAAGGTGGCGGCGTAGCCGTCCAGGTCGCCGTCCTTGCGCACCACGCGGTAGCCCCGTTGCGCGTGGAACTCCCACGGGGTGCCCGTCTCGTTGGCGAAGTAGCCGCCCGGGCAGGCCAGCAGCGGCGCCAGCAGCGTCTTGGCCGCGTCGGGGCGCAGGAGCTGCCGGGGCCCGCTGCCCAGGAGCGCCACGGCCAGCTTGGCCAGGTCGGCGGGGGTGGAGTACATCTGGCCCGAGGGGCGGTACCAGCCCAGGTCGTAGAGCGGCGCCGGCCGGCCGCTGCCGTAGAAGCCAGCCGCCAGGCGGGCGCGCACGAGGGGCGTGAGGTCGAAGCCAGTGTCCGCCATCCCCAGAGGCTCCAGCACATTCTCCGAGATCCAGCGCTGGTAGTCACCATGGGCGGTGTGGGCTGCCAGGACATGGGCCAGGAGCGAGAAGGCCAGCGTGCTGTAATGGCACCTGGAAGGAAAGCGGTGGGACCTGGAATGTGGCCTCGGAAAACACCTCCAAGCCCTAAATAGCCCCCCTTCCCCACCTGTTCAAGCTGTCTGAAATGCCACCAGGGTTTCATTAGACTGGGTGGGGAAGGAACCTGCTTCACTGTTTCCCAGATGGTCAGACCCAGAAGTGACTTCTGCTGTCAGTGAACATAACTCTGTCTTCTATATCTGGGTAGACTAAGGCCAGAGAGGGGCAGGAGATTGTCCAGGGTCCTACAGCAGGTTGGAGGAGAGCTGGGCTCAGCAAGGCTCCTGGGAAGGTGGTAAAGCAAATCTTGTTGGTCCTTTACACTTTAGTGTGATTTACTTAACCAAATGGGAAATTAGTCTTAGACTGTTCTGGCTGAGGGGTGGAGATGATAGTGATCCTGTAGCTAAAGGATAACAAATAGGAAGCAAGAACTCAAATAGGAACCATGGCAGACACCAATAATCAATGAGGCCTCTTTTCTTTCCCAGAGTAGATGCAGTTTCAGAATCTCTAAAATAGTGCCTTGGGAAGGCACAAAGACGGATGAAAATTCACGAATCCTCCTAGCATTTCTGAAATTTCAAACGCCTCATTTTTGGAGCTGAGGAAGGTGAGGTTCACAGAGGTAATGtgcctcacccaaggtcacacaggatgTTAGTGGCAGAACTGAAAGcatctctcctttctctgcatcaccTGAACCGTTTCTTTTTTAAGGGAAGCGAGGCCTGAAATTCAGCATTTGGAGAAGCAGAGGAGCAAGTTTGGGAA
The sequence above is drawn from the Cynocephalus volans isolate mCynVol1 chromosome 8, mCynVol1.pri, whole genome shotgun sequence genome and encodes:
- the LACTBL1 gene encoding putative beta-lactamase-like 1; the protein is MTGCFLWQYHLPKLKTGSLGPEVISAPVKMCPRYPEPVPLTHPLPVLKEALEKVDRVLRQAMSAPGLAAMSAVVIHNDTVLWTGNFGKKNGSDPASGTPNEYTMYRISSISKIFPVLMLYRLWEEGTVASLDDPLERYASTFSINNPLGMASAPEQRGLMDGLLEVGPAPRPSPVTLRRMASQLSGLPRRLRSTSLLWRGSTQEALSLLKDDVLVADPGTRCHYSTLAFSLLAHVLAAHTAHGDYQRWISENVLEPLGMADTGFDLTPLVRARLAAGFYGSGRPAPLYDLGWYRPSGQMYSTPADLAKLAVALLGSGPRQLLRPDAAKTLLAPLLACPGGYFANETGTPWEFHAQRGYRVVRKDGDLDGYAATFSLVPPLRLGLVLLLAGPRPPGADLVAQAYDLLLPAMERAFREAQLSPAPPPSARPFSGYFTFANLTFYEVRAGPAAELHLRQFGPRVEALVPPAFRTLELRHLRGRVFQLHVGREFPCALPLGDAWLSLEAQHGQLVNFYPLDSHGLSPGFDVPGLNTYRVLRLQRKPVFQTQ